The Bemisia tabaci chromosome 5, PGI_BMITA_v3 genome includes a window with the following:
- the LOC109037855 gene encoding non-structural maintenance of chromosomes element 3 homolog isoform X2: MSKSQKVMKSGKSSLNKSRASQSQTQSVASQSQHLSEEEFKELVADIVKYILHRHFEGKVTRRTKIRDDIIKSKTRKFDQLMEKVKSRFEKCFGMQLVQMGNGPGKESYTLKNRLAEQDYSLRDPKLERELSLWNSNAERAKDGLLSIVLAFLFMMKTPVKEERLYCFLRNIKVLENEILFTNEDIKTLLTRDFVEQQYLSYKDEPSKDPDEKIKVFSWGDRARLTIKKSDVFKFMSETFLCLSILNLGSLLIP, translated from the exons ATGTCAAAGTCACAGAAAGTCATGAAATCTGGAAAGAGCAGCTTGAATAAAAGCCGTGCATCTCAATCCCAAACACAGTCGGTTGCATCCCAGTCGCAACACTTATCGGAGGAGGAATTCAAGGAATTGGTGGCTGATATAGTCAAATACATTCTTCATCGgcattttgaaggaaaagttACCAGGAGAACCAAAATCCGAGATGACATCATCAAAAGCAAAACTAGAAAATTTGATCAGCTTATGGAAAAAGTTAAATCACGTTTTGAGAAG TGTTTTGGGATGCAACTCGTTCAGATGGGGAATGGTCCAGGAAAAGAATCTTATACCCTTAAGAACCGATTAGCAGAGCAAGATTACTCTTTGCGAGATCCCAAGTTGGAGCGAGAATTATCACTTTGGAATAGCAATGCAGAACGTGCCAAAGATGGGCTTTTATCCATTGTTCTGGCTTTTTTATTTATGATGAAGACCCCTGTCAAGGAAG AGCGACTTTATTGCTTCTTGAGGAATATTAAAGTGTTGGAAAATGAGATCTTGTTCACCAATGAAGATATCAAAACACTGCTTACAAGG GACTTCGTTGAACAGCAGTATCTTAGTTACAAAGATGAGCCCTCCAAGGATCcagatgaaaaaatcaaagttttcagtTGGGGTGATCGAGCACGGCTCACtataaaaaaaagtgatgtATTCAAATTTATGAGTGAG acATTTCTGTGTCTTTCAATCCTTAATTTGGGCTCTTTGCTTATCCCCTAA